From one Parambassis ranga chromosome 5, fParRan2.1, whole genome shotgun sequence genomic stretch:
- the smpd2b gene encoding sphingomyelin phosphodiesterase 2, whose amino-acid sequence MAGTDAVSVRVFSLNCWGIRYLSKHCPQRYAMIGELLSKEEHDIVLLQEVWSEKDYLYLKKTLACSHPHSHYFKSGVIGSGLAIFSKHRIHDTFLYRYSLNGYPYMAHHGDWFGGKAVGLAIINIGSQTANVYVTHLHAEYCREKDSYLPHRVVQAWELQQFIRHTSAGADVVILGGDLNMHPQDLGNRLLRSYTGLRDSYLETAKFDGCEDGITLIADNPFTNKKELIPFEKGIRIDYILFKGSSEIDIHCDSMSTTKGSVSGHPFPYSDHEALTAELRLESVKAGGDRQSKTQAAGSGKLAELVDIVTEARTEVKVGLHCAERMRYTAARTGVMGLALLLLELAIAAVPWFAMGAEQPFPRTSFYLLAALCFAILLTTTLLYIFYTMELKSLQGAEDQMRLAVGSLQEKLRGFPLAQPHNAARKPPEGQEPSAFDSEE is encoded by the exons ATGGCTGGCACAGATGCGGTCAGTGTGCGGGTTTTCTCTCTGAACTGCTG GGGGATCCGCTATCTAAGCAAACACTGTCCTCAACGCTATGCCATGATCGGGGAACTGTTGTCTAAAGAGGAGCATGATATTGTCTTACTGCAGGAG GTGTGGAGTGAAAAAGACTATCTCTACTTAAAAAAGACACTTGCCTGTAGTCATCCTCACTCTCATTACTTCAAAAG TGGAGTCATTGGCAGCGGACTGGCCATTTTCTCCAAACACAGAATCCACGACACCTTTCTTTACCGCTACTCACTGAATGGTTATCCCTACATG GCTCACCATGGGGACTGGTTCGGAGGTAAAGCCGTTGGACTGGCCATCATAAACATTGGCAGTCAAACTGCAAACGTCTATGTGACTCAT CTGCATGCGGAGTACTGCAGAGAGAAGGACTCTTATCTACCTCACAGAGTCGTTCAGGCCTGGGAGCTGCAGCAGTTCATCCG CCACACCTCTGCTGGAGCTGATGTGGTCATTCTTGGCGGTGACCTCAACATGCACCCTCAGGACCTTGGCAACAGACTGCTGAGGTCTTACACGGGCCTGCGAGACTCATATTTAGAAACCGCTAAATTTGAT GGATGTGAGGATGGCATTACTTTAATAGCTGACAATCCTTTTACCAACAAGAAGGAGCTGATCCCGTTTGAAAAGGGAATTCGAATCGACTACATTCTGTTTAAG GGTTCTTCTGAAATCGACATTCATTGTGACTCCATGTCCACCACCAAAGGCTCTGTTAGTGGTCATCCTTTCCCATACTCTGACCACGAGGCTCTCACTGCTGAGCTGAGGCTGGAGTCAGTTAAGGCTGGTGGTGACAGACAATCAAAGACTCAGGCAGCTGGTTCag GAAAGCTGGCTGAGCTGGTGGACATTGTGACAGAAGCCCGCACAGAAGTCAAAGTGGGTCTGCACTGCGCTGAGAGGATGCGCTACACGGCAGCACGTACTGGAGTGATGGGGCTGGCTCTGCTGCTCCTGGAGCTGGCCATAGCCGCGGTTCCCTGGTTTGCTATGGGAGCAGAGCAGCCTTTCCCTCGTACCTCTTTCTACCTGCTGGCTGCGCTGTGCTTCGCCATCTTGCTGACCACCACTCTTCTGTACATCTTTTACACCATGGAGCTGAAATCTCTCCAGGGAGCTGAAGACCAGATGAGGCTGGCTGTAGGCAGTCTGCAGGAGAAGCTCAGAGGGTTTCCTCTGGCTCAGCCTCACAACGCTGCACGGAAGCCCCCAGAGGGTCAGGAGCCCAGTGCCTTTGACTCGGAGGAATAA